A stretch of the Bacillus sp. B-jedd genome encodes the following:
- a CDS encoding DUF3679 domain-containing protein, with product MKLFMLKSLLLASAMFILALGGMQVANDGISRMKGYDDPGFKEAVSLNKGEAGEISVSVMGSEINKGKVEEKKKELEESGTYNFFSSVGKAFGSMVSGAARGLIDLLQN from the coding sequence TTGAAGCTATTTATGCTGAAAAGCCTTCTGCTTGCCTCAGCCATGTTCATCCTCGCTCTAGGCGGGATGCAGGTGGCGAATGACGGAATAAGCCGTATGAAAGGTTATGATGATCCTGGTTTCAAGGAGGCGGTCTCACTGAACAAGGGGGAAGCCGGTGAAATAAGTGTCTCTGTCATGGGGAGCGAAATAAATAAAGGCAAAGTAGAAGAAAAGAAAAAAGAATTGGAAGAATCGGGAACATATAATTTCTTTTCATCAGTTGGAAAGGCATTCGGATCCATGGTATCGGGAGCAGCCAGAGGACTGATCGACCTTTTGCAAAATTAA
- the spoIIP gene encoding stage II sporulation protein P, which yields MKNRVNSALIISGTSLAKAAALMGLLLVCTFSVSGLLASFKPGYSISTITLNHSSEKIKGELLYQFIGWENHYFTEWTRKEVSPKITNLFLGLFANINLDDPRSLLGRELPGFYLFDSRIIVAGEGTNYTNMPIESAPPLEIMMAEREAALQNLNDIPDPKDNNGTPPARWKEGVFVYFSHNTESYLPYLKGVTDPNRAYHSKINVMKIGDQLKKSLEARGVGTYVDKTDINKNLVNKGLKFGSSYMESRNVVKEAMAGNKELLYFIDVHRDSKRKKNTTKVINGKSYAKLAFVIGGENPNYEKNLKLAKKIHQKLEKNYPGLSRGIILKAGADTNGKFNQDLSGNALLIEFGGVDNTFEELNRSADALADVFADYFWDAESVDNPISQPTDNK from the coding sequence ATGAAAAATAGGGTGAATTCGGCTCTGATTATATCAGGGACAAGCCTGGCAAAAGCAGCAGCCCTTATGGGTTTGCTACTGGTCTGCACCTTCTCGGTAAGCGGCCTTTTAGCTTCTTTTAAACCGGGCTATAGCATTTCTACCATCACATTAAACCATTCTTCTGAAAAAATTAAAGGAGAACTTCTTTATCAATTCATTGGCTGGGAAAATCACTATTTTACTGAATGGACTAGAAAGGAAGTAAGCCCGAAAATCACAAATCTTTTTCTTGGCCTGTTTGCCAACATCAATCTTGATGACCCAAGAAGCCTGCTTGGAAGGGAGCTTCCAGGATTTTACCTTTTCGATAGCCGGATCATTGTAGCTGGGGAAGGAACCAACTACACGAACATGCCGATTGAATCCGCCCCGCCACTTGAAATCATGATGGCGGAAAGGGAGGCGGCCCTTCAGAACCTGAATGACATCCCTGATCCGAAGGACAACAATGGCACACCGCCGGCAAGATGGAAGGAAGGTGTTTTCGTCTATTTTTCACATAATACCGAATCCTATCTTCCCTATCTGAAGGGAGTGACCGACCCGAACCGGGCCTACCACTCAAAAATAAATGTAATGAAAATAGGGGACCAGTTAAAGAAAAGCCTTGAAGCTCGTGGGGTCGGGACTTATGTCGATAAAACCGATATCAATAAAAATCTAGTGAACAAAGGGCTAAAGTTTGGAAGCTCCTATATGGAATCGAGGAATGTTGTCAAAGAAGCAATGGCAGGAAACAAAGAACTTCTTTATTTTATTGATGTCCACCGGGATTCGAAAAGAAAGAAAAATACTACAAAAGTTATTAACGGAAAGAGTTATGCTAAACTGGCGTTTGTTATCGGTGGGGAAAATCCAAATTACGAGAAAAATCTAAAGCTGGCTAAAAAAATCCATCAGAAGCTTGAGAAAAATTACCCGGGCTTGAGCAGAGGAATAATATTAAAAGCCGGGGCAGATACCAACGGCAAATTCAACCAGGATTTATCAGGAAATGCCTTACTGATAGAATTTGGCGGAGTCGATAATACTTTTGAAGAATTAAACCGCTCTGCTGATGCGTTGGCTGATGTTTTTGCAGATTATTTCTGGGACGCTGAAAGCGTGGATAACCCGATCAGCCAGCCAACCGATAACAAATAG
- the gpr gene encoding GPR endopeptidase, translating into MDKAIDLSSYSVRTDLAVEAREMAIAGRQGTIGQEQNVSQIEGVIIKEKEVDGMKVSLVEVTDEGETTLGKKAGRYLTIEVAGIRQQDTDLQQKVGNVFAKEFAGFLESAGIGKEESCLVVGLGNWNVTPDALGPIVCENLLVTRHLFTLQPENVKEGYRSVSALAPGVMGLTGIETSDIIYGVVEETKPGFVIAVDALASRSIERVNATIQISDTGIHPGSGVGNKRKELSKDTLGIPVIAIGVPTVVDAVSITSDAIDFVLKHFGKELKEGGKPSRSLVPAGMTFGKKRKLTEEDLPDEEQRKTFLGIIGTLEEEEKRQLIHEVLAPLGHNLMVTPKEVDVFIEDMANLIANGLNASLHTNIDQDNAGYYTR; encoded by the coding sequence GTGGATAAAGCAATCGACCTAAGCAGCTATTCTGTCCGTACGGACCTTGCAGTCGAAGCGAGGGAAATGGCAATTGCCGGGCGGCAGGGGACAATCGGGCAGGAACAGAATGTATCCCAAATTGAAGGGGTTATCATAAAAGAAAAAGAAGTGGACGGAATGAAGGTGTCACTCGTGGAAGTGACCGATGAAGGCGAAACAACGTTGGGAAAGAAAGCGGGCCGGTACTTGACGATAGAGGTTGCGGGCATTAGGCAGCAGGATACTGATCTTCAGCAAAAGGTGGGAAATGTTTTTGCCAAGGAGTTTGCGGGCTTTCTAGAAAGCGCGGGTATCGGAAAGGAAGAATCCTGCCTTGTCGTCGGGCTTGGGAACTGGAATGTGACACCTGACGCACTGGGTCCGATCGTTTGCGAAAATCTTCTTGTCACGAGGCATTTATTCACACTCCAGCCGGAAAATGTCAAGGAGGGCTACCGATCTGTCAGTGCGCTTGCCCCGGGAGTGATGGGTCTGACTGGCATCGAGACGAGCGATATCATATACGGTGTCGTAGAAGAAACGAAACCAGGATTTGTCATTGCCGTTGATGCGTTGGCTTCAAGGTCAATAGAGCGAGTAAATGCAACAATCCAGATTTCCGACACAGGCATCCATCCAGGTTCAGGTGTAGGAAATAAGCGGAAGGAATTAAGTAAAGATACGCTTGGGATTCCTGTAATCGCTATCGGGGTCCCGACTGTTGTTGACGCCGTTTCCATTACGAGCGACGCGATAGATTTCGTCTTAAAGCATTTCGGAAAGGAATTGAAAGAAGGCGGAAAGCCCTCAAGGTCACTTGTTCCAGCCGGAATGACATTTGGCAAAAAAAGAAAACTGACCGAGGAAGATCTGCCCGATGAAGAACAGCGCAAAACATTTCTCGGTATCATCGGAACATTGGAAGAGGAAGAGAAACGCCAGCTTATCCATGAAGTCTTGGCCCCGCTCGGCCACAACCTCATGGTTACACCCAAAGAAGTCGACGTCTTCATCGAAGACATGGCCAACCTAATTGCAAACGGGTTAAACGCTTCCCTGCACACCAACATTGACCAGGACAACGCCGGCTATTACACTCGCTGA
- the rpsT gene encoding 30S ribosomal protein S20 produces MPNIKSAIKRVKTNQANNAQNTAVKSSMRTAVKKAEAAVAVNDAAAAKEVFAEAVSKLDKASSKGLIHKNAAARKKSRLAKKINAL; encoded by the coding sequence ATGCCAAACATTAAATCTGCAATTAAGCGCGTAAAAACAAACCAAGCCAACAATGCTCAAAATACAGCTGTGAAGTCTTCAATGCGTACTGCTGTTAAAAAAGCTGAAGCTGCTGTAGCTGTGAACGATGCAGCTGCTGCGAAAGAAGTTTTTGCTGAAGCTGTAAGCAAGCTTGATAAAGCTTCATCTAAAGGCCTTATCCATAAAAATGCTGCAGCCCGCAAAAAATCACGCCTAGCGAAGAAAATTAACGCTCTATAA
- the holA gene encoding DNA polymerase III subunit delta, which yields MAIDLWKQIKNKQFSPVYLLYGTESFLMKETGQLLLENVLGDERDFNFSTYDMEETPIESALEDAETFPFMGDNKVIFIQNPVFLTAEKQKDKVIHNLARLESYLKEPAPYSIVVFFAPYEKLDERKKVTKELKRRANVAEMKKLNDAELKSWVDGHAKQRGIELDREAVDMVVALAGSNLFMLSNELDKLALFAGPGGRIDVQTAERLIPKSLEQNIFSLTDKVVQRRPAEALRIYYDLLKQNEEPIKILALLAGQFRLIYQIKELSRKGYGQQQIAGIVKVHPYRVKMAAGLASKFSDGELANLIGQIAEADYQMKTGGADKSLLVEMFLMKLGKTS from the coding sequence TATGGAAGCAAATAAAAAACAAACAATTTTCACCTGTCTATTTACTGTACGGGACGGAATCCTTCCTAATGAAGGAAACCGGTCAGCTGCTGCTTGAAAATGTGCTCGGCGATGAAAGGGATTTTAACTTTTCCACATACGATATGGAAGAAACACCAATAGAGAGTGCTCTGGAAGATGCGGAGACTTTTCCGTTTATGGGTGATAACAAGGTTATTTTTATCCAAAATCCTGTTTTTTTGACTGCTGAAAAACAAAAGGATAAAGTCATCCATAATCTGGCCAGGCTGGAATCTTACCTGAAGGAACCGGCCCCGTATTCCATCGTCGTTTTCTTCGCTCCATATGAAAAGCTGGATGAACGGAAAAAGGTTACAAAGGAATTAAAGCGCCGCGCGAATGTTGCTGAGATGAAAAAGCTGAATGATGCGGAGTTGAAGTCATGGGTTGATGGCCATGCGAAACAGAGAGGCATTGAACTCGACCGGGAAGCGGTGGATATGGTCGTTGCCCTGGCGGGGAGCAATTTATTCATGCTTTCCAATGAGTTGGATAAGCTGGCTCTATTTGCCGGGCCGGGTGGAAGGATCGATGTTCAAACGGCAGAGCGTCTCATTCCTAAATCATTGGAGCAAAATATTTTCAGCCTGACTGATAAGGTTGTCCAGCGCAGGCCTGCGGAAGCTCTGCGAATTTATTACGACCTGCTAAAACAGAACGAAGAGCCAATAAAAATCCTTGCTCTGCTCGCAGGGCAATTCCGGCTCATTTACCAAATTAAAGAGTTAAGCAGGAAAGGGTACGGTCAGCAGCAAATTGCAGGTATTGTCAAAGTCCATCCTTATAGGGTGAAAATGGCGGCCGGATTGGCATCAAAGTTTTCAGATGGAGAGCTTGCGAACCTGATTGGCCAAATTGCTGAAGCTGACTACCAGATGAAAACCGGCGGCGCGGATAAATCGCTGCTCGTTGAAATGTTCCTGATGAAACTTGGCAAGACATCCTGA